In Malassezia vespertilionis chromosome 4, complete sequence, the DNA window GCCCTGGTAAAAGCCGAAGATGCCACCGCGGCTCCAGACCGTCTTCAACGCTTGGTACATTGTCTGCTTCCGGTTTGATGCCATTTGCGTCTTGAGCACCTCAAAGGGCTGGCCAAGCGTGGTGACCTCAAACATGTTCATTGCCGCGCCAACGGCAATGTTCGACCATGAAAATCCCTTTTGAGCTGGTGCCATACCGCGAATACGAGAGGGTAGAAATAGGCCGGCTGGCATGTGGCTCGCTTGCATACATTTATTGGTTACTAATCATACATTGTCTTGCACGGCGTCTCCGCACGTAATTTACAGCGATGCGGGGATTTTCTTTTTTATTATTAGCATTTTTACGGGCGCGCGTCCATAGGTATACTTGGCTcgtctgcgccgtgcagcagcacacgATCGAAAGCCACTGCACCTTGCCGTGAAAGAAGACTTTCTCCAAGAGACACTGAATAGTATCGCCTCCTATTGTGTTCAGGGCTGCGGTCCAGCGAGCTCGGCACGATATCCAACCACAATATTCCATCATTTAGCAGCATATCATCTAGCACCTGGTTCGCCCAAAGCTCAGTCCATATTGCACCGTCCCCTGAAAGTGCTTTGCGCGTCTCTTCATTTTGGGTATTTGTAGTGGAAATAAAGGGAACGCCCACTGCGTCAGTGCAAGGAAGCCCTGGAAAGAACATGAAAGAAAGCACTTTTTGTGTGTCCGGGCTTAGCTCATGCGGTACAGTGCGAACCATTGCGCGACCCCGGATTTCAAACAGCTCGTATCCACACCCTAGCGGACGCAATGCTTTGATGCTCCGCGCAATGTCTTCGGCAGTAATGCGCTCCGTTTGCTCCGTAAAGCCTGTCCCATTTCGAAGTCGCATCACGCCGCCAATCAAGTCGTCCATTGCGATAAGTCCCCCATTCTGGGATCGTGTACTGACGCATACATCCACGATCTGGACGCCCAGTGAAAATTGCCAGTCACTGAATCCGAGCAAATCGTTCCAGATCTCGCCAACTTTCCCTAGACGGGACCCAGCCCGTGCCGTAGGGGGGTGCCCAGTGAGTGGGTCAACAAACAAACTTGAACACATGCTCTGAAATGCGTGGCGAAACTCGGGATCTTGCCGAATATCTTGCTTGTGGTTTGCAGCAAATTCACGGAGCGTTTGTGCAAATGCATCAAtttgctggcgcagcgtctctaCTTTCGAAGCATTCAGCTCTTGCACCAAAGACGTGTACTGCGATGCCGATCGAGCATGTCGGTCCAGCGCGACAATCCCGGGACCCCTTCGCATTAGGTCACAACAGTTCAAACTGTGTCGTCATGCGGTCCCTTGATTTACGGGAAATTGTCAACGCATTGTCCGGTGCCAATAAACACATGCACACTAATTTTACCGGCGCATAAGAAAGTAGATTGCTACAATGAAATATTTGCGGGCGGGGCTATGCAAGTAATTAGGCGTATCAGAAATGAACAAAAATGTTTATTTGTGGTTATGCCCCTAAACTTAAACCACACATAGCCAATCATATTGCATATTTCAGAACAAAATAAGCAGAGTATTTTTTGTGTCGCATAATAACGATCACGCTCAATGCTAAAAGGTACTGGCGCAAACAAGTGGCTAGTTCAATTACGTCATATCGGGTGGGGACACCCTACCACAGGCGCACACGGTTTAATTCAACTCATTTGCGCTTGTGGTCGGTTTGGCGTGGCAGTGGGTATTAGCTAACAACGCACCAGCTGATCGGGTCTTATTTTACCCAACTTGTTTCTCCATTTTCAACTTTATTTGCCACTACGTACTGAATGATGGCTGCCGGTCCGGAGAACGAAGCCAGAAGTGATTCTTCCAACGATGAACCTGGCGCTCGTGCGGAGGAGTTTTCTCATCGGCTACCACTCCTTAAGCCGGATGAATATGGGTCCGGCAAATCTGACTCGTCTTCCGAGCTTAGCTCAGCCGGCTCTGAAAAGGATTTGAAAGACGATGAAAATGATTGTGAGGAGGCAGGCAAGAAACGTGGGCGGAAGCCTTCTTGCTTGGGAGCCTCGAAGCGTGCTCGTACGCTTCTGACTCCTGAGCAAAGTCGCGTTTTGCACGAGCTTTTGCAGCAGACTTGTTTTCCATCCACAAAAGTGCGCGAATCGGTGGCGGCCAAGCTTGGACTTAGCCCTCGCAAGGTGCAAGTCTTTTTTCAGAACAAGCGCCAAAAGCAACGCAAAAAGTCGAACTCGACAcgcgttgcgccgcagacTATGGTCGTTCCTCTGTATCCCCAAGGAATACAACAGGATGTCCTTATTGAGGAGGACCCTCATTATATGCCATCTGCGGCCCACAAACCGCCAGCAACTGCTTCATTTCTCTATGAAACTACACCACCCAAGAATGATGCCATAACGTACCAACCGGTTGCTAGGGAACCCCGATACCAGCATTACTCTCAATCTGCTCCCGCGGATGGCTGGGCAAGCCATTGGTCGAACCGTCCAATGGACTCTGAAAAACGTGTTGCACCTCCTATACACCACCCATTGCACTCCTACCGGACCTACCTTGATTACCGACAGCCCCACTATGTACGGGAGTATACCCACTCAACCCCCGAAATGAAGCATTCATTGTA includes these proteins:
- the dot2 gene encoding ESCRT II complex subunit Dot2 (BUSCO:EOG0926477X; EggNog:ENOG503NTWB; COG:K); its protein translation is MRRGPGIVALDRHARSASQYTSLVQELNASKVETLRQQIDAFAQTLREFAANHKQDIRQDPEFRHAFQSMCSSLFVDPLTGHPPTARAGSRLGKVGEIWNDLLGFSDWQFSLGVQIVDVCVSTRSQNGGLIAMDDLIGGVMRLRNGTGFTEQTERITAEDIARSIKALRPLGCGYELFEIRGRAMVRTVPHELSPDTQKVLSFMFFPGLPCTDAVGVPFISTTNTQNEETRKALSGDGAIWTELWANQVLDDMLLNDGILWLDIVPSSLDRSPEHNRRRYYSVSLGESLLSRQGAVAFDRVLLHGADEPSIPMDARP